In Engraulis encrasicolus isolate BLACKSEA-1 chromosome 15, IST_EnEncr_1.0, whole genome shotgun sequence, the following proteins share a genomic window:
- the LOC134464569 gene encoding uncharacterized protein LOC134464569, whose amino-acid sequence MEDHATYPATSDSVPSQEQSDSLEDPPLPRLKISPKEEVYKLNDAEVEQLIKLKASNVALFSGRRNSAKLAWRTILKEMGLQGKLSFWQALKKWDNLRNKYNEIKNTPAGASTPAGEWRWFKLMDDALQGRLVGSAKVLSLTSAMNSSEFLPRKRTSKDRMEMWRPAGVDSGQTEYTVSGDDFWGADGSSGVMEMEIDRQEIEQERAQLDSDRIMVDREREVLERERMVLDRERAGIQREQASVERDRASLERARAGVDRERAQLDRRMARLETERAKLERQKLDLRRDSRGKLDLQRDNRGIEKEKERDGDGEKDKMPSGRDVNNSITSSSLKSEKNGESVSPPEKRRKEDLGLDDSQMEKRQKFLDLFEKLIEKF is encoded by the exons ATGGAGGATCATGCAACCTACCCTGCAACCTCTGACTCGGTACCTTCGCAAGAACAGTCAGATAGCCTGGAGGATCCTCCTCTACCACGACTCAAGATATCCCCAAAAGAAGAGGTGTACAAAT tgaATGACGCCGAGGTGGAGCAGTTAATAAAATTAAAGGCGTCAAATGTAGCTCTCTTCAGTGGTCGGAGAAATTCAGCAAAACTGGCATGGAG AACCATTTTGAAAGAGATGGGCCTTCAGGGGAAGTTGTCTTTCTGGCAAGCATTGAAGAAATGGGACAACCTCAGAAACAAATACAAT GAAATAAAGAACACGCCAGCGGGTGCCTCTACGCCGGCGGGCGAGTGGCGCTGGTTCAAGCTGATGGACGATGCCCTGCAAGGCCGACTGGTGGGCAGTGCCAAGGTCCTGTCCCTCACCTCCGCCATGAACAGCAGCGAGTTTCTGCCCAGGAAGCGCACATCCAAGGACAGGATGGAGATGTGGCGACCAGCGG GTGTTGACAGCGGCCAGACGGAGTACACAGTGTCGGGCGATGACTTCTGGGGTGCGGACGGCTCGTCGggggtgatggagatggagatagacaGGCAGGAGATCGAGCAGGAGAGAGCCCAGCTGGACAGCGATCGCATCATGGTGGACCGAGAGCGggag gtcctggagagagagaggatggtccTGGATAGAGAGAGGGCTGGGATCCAGAGGGAACAGGCCTCCGTGGAACGGGACCGGGCTTCTCTGGAGAGAGCCAGGGCAGGAGTGGACCGAGAGCGGGCCCAGCTGGACAGGAGGATGGCACGGCTGGAGACGGAGAGGGCTAAACTGGAGAGACAGAAGCTGGACCTTCGCAGAGACAGCAGGGGCAAGCTGGACCTTCAGAGAGACAACAGGGGcatagagaaggagaaagagagggatggggatggggagaagGACAAAATGCCGTCTGGGAGAGATGTCAACAATAGCATCACAAGCAGCAGCCTTAAATCAGAAAAGAACGGAGAGTCTGTGAGCCCACccgagaagaggaggaaagaggattTGGGATTGGATGACTCACAGATGGAGAAGAGACAGAAGTTCCTGGATTTGTTTGAGAAACTCATAGAGAAATTCTAA